In Verrucomicrobiota bacterium, one genomic interval encodes:
- a CDS encoding SET domain-containing protein-lysine N-methyltransferase produces the protein MKICVLQPSYEGSSCDYRHYDPPRTLARLLPEHEFYHVFLKKVSTFRQIRELRKQAFDVYVNLCEGYLDSDVPSIDVIRALEHFNLPYTGPTPDLYDPPKHLMKRVAESEGVATPPYWLVQTDQDIAAACSVLKFPLFVKPDCAGDSIGIDQDSLVQNVHELKHKAGALIEEYGSALIEKFVDGREFTVLVCADPDPARRPLALRPLEFIFPPGEHFKTYDLKVTQYHPECNVPCVEPDLVERLKDAACRVFRGFSGDGYARMDFRVSKDHALHFLEVNFACSVFYPEGYQGSADYILQYDGLGQAGFLKRIVEEALARHARKQKPYVVRRGKNGYGTFASRKIARGEVVFAGEERPQRLATWTHVQRTWDATAKEVFRRFAYPIGNGAYILWDKDPAHWAPQNHSCDPNTAFAGLDVVALRDISPDEEITIDYGTFYDGLMPGFDCQCGSIRCRKRISGRTP, from the coding sequence ATGAAAATTTGCGTGCTCCAACCCTCCTACGAAGGATCGTCGTGCGATTACCGCCATTACGATCCGCCGCGAACTCTGGCGCGTTTGCTTCCGGAACATGAGTTCTATCACGTCTTCCTCAAAAAGGTTTCGACCTTCCGCCAGATTCGCGAACTCCGCAAGCAGGCGTTCGATGTGTACGTGAACCTGTGCGAAGGGTATCTCGATTCGGATGTGCCGTCGATCGATGTGATCCGGGCGTTGGAACATTTCAATCTCCCGTACACGGGGCCAACTCCCGATCTTTACGATCCGCCCAAGCACCTGATGAAACGCGTGGCGGAATCCGAAGGCGTCGCGACCCCGCCCTATTGGCTGGTGCAAACCGACCAGGATATCGCCGCCGCGTGTTCGGTGCTCAAATTTCCGTTGTTCGTCAAGCCGGACTGCGCCGGCGACAGCATCGGGATCGATCAGGATTCGCTGGTGCAGAATGTCCATGAACTGAAACACAAAGCGGGCGCGTTGATTGAAGAATACGGGAGCGCCCTGATCGAGAAGTTCGTCGATGGCCGCGAATTCACAGTGCTGGTCTGTGCCGATCCAGATCCCGCGCGGCGGCCGCTGGCCCTTCGGCCGCTGGAATTTATTTTCCCGCCTGGGGAGCACTTCAAAACTTACGATCTGAAGGTCACGCAGTATCATCCGGAGTGCAATGTTCCCTGCGTGGAGCCGGATCTGGTGGAGCGCCTCAAGGACGCCGCGTGCCGTGTCTTCCGGGGATTCTCCGGCGATGGTTATGCCCGAATGGATTTTCGGGTGTCGAAGGACCATGCGCTTCATTTCCTGGAGGTGAATTTCGCCTGCTCGGTCTTTTACCCCGAAGGCTATCAAGGATCGGCCGATTACATTCTGCAATACGACGGCCTGGGCCAGGCGGGATTCCTGAAACGAATTGTTGAGGAAGCTTTGGCCCGGCACGCGCGAAAGCAAAAACCGTATGTCGTCCGGCGCGGCAAAAACGGATACGGAACCTTCGCCTCACGGAAAATTGCCCGCGGAGAGGTGGTGTTCGCCGGTGAAGAGCGCCCCCAGCGCCTGGCGACCTGGACCCATGTGCAACGCACCTGGGACGCAACGGCCAAAGAAGTCTTCCGCCGCTTCGCTTACCCGATAGGCAACGGCGCCTACATTCTCTGGGACAAAGACCCGGCCCACTGGGCGCCACAGAACCATTCGTGCGATCCCAACACCGCCTTTGCCGGCCTGGATGTCGTGGCGTTGCGGGACATTTCGCCCGACGAAGAGATCACGATTGACTACGGCACATTTTACGACGGGCTCATGCCGGGATTTGACTGCCAATGTGGCAGCATCAGGTGCCGGAAGCGAATCTCCGGTCGCACGCCTTGA